Genomic DNA from Prunus persica cultivar Lovell chromosome G1, Prunus_persica_NCBIv2, whole genome shotgun sequence:
AGCACCACGACGTTCCGAAGGCCTCCTCTGACAATGTACATGATGTTGCGGTACATGAAGGTGACTGAAACTTCTGGTTCTGTCAAGCTTTGGAAATACACCTTAGGTACGTATATATGTACTACTcgaatatgtatatatgtcgTTTGATTCTaaattactaaaatatttCAATGCTAATAAACTATACATATGTACGTGCAGATGGAAATGTTGAAACTTTAAAGGAAAAGGTGGAAATAGATGAAGCGAACAAGTTGGTGAGTCTTACTGCTTTGGAAGGATCACATGTGTTGGAGAAGTACAAAAGCTGTAAGATCATCTTCCAGGTCACTCCAAAGAGTGAAGGAGGTTTGGTGAAAATTACCCTAGAATATCGAAGACTTAATGAGAACGATCCGCCTCCACATAAGTACATCCGGTTTTTCGGTCAATGTCATTCAAGATATTGATGCACATCTTCTTAAGGAATAATTACACCAACAAGACAACAAGATTTATGCGTGCAACTCTGAAGGAtatatgtaataaaataaGGGCAAGCTATCCTTGTTGTTTAGTACCGTTTCGGACTTGCAATTTCTATTTTGGAATTTATAGACAAGAATGAATTGAATTGTGTGcaatatataagtatattgaTTGTGTGTGAACAAGTTTTCCTGGGTGTATTAACTCATCCAAAAGAATAAATTATGATCAGTATATTGTGCTACTCCTAAAATattatcctttttttattgttgttcttgttttgcatTAACATAAGTACCTTATttctgctaaaatatgaaaactatgagagaatatttgtttgtgggaattttctgtgtattcttctccttgtaggaggtcatatttataatacaacgaaacctaaataggcaagtaaataataaattcctaaatctatttgcagtaggaaatcagaaattaaagtaaatcaattacaattataataggaattcttggtgtgtaaggaaagtaagtcaatatccacaagtcacgccaacactccccctcagttggtgcatagatgtcgccaatgcccaactgatctagtgaattgtggaatgctttactggaaatcgcctttgtcaaaatatccgccaattgatcctcggatttcacaaaatgcgcaatctggtccatatgacggggtcgttagtcgagaagtcataatctgtgcagcggaagatgcataggatacaagttgagtaggaattaggatcggaatctgagcctgagtcgagGCCGGAGTCAGAGTCGAAATcgggatcagggtctgaatcagagacaaattcggggttggggtcgtcttcggagtcggggtcggggtcggggtcggggtcgaggtcgtcgtcgtcatagtcggggtcggggtctgGGTGGTCGtcatcatagtcggggtcggggtcggggtcgttaaaagaggatcctgattctggatcgggttcggggtcaaagtctgcatctgtaggagcggagccatctgggcactcaactcaacgatggttggtggagaatgagagaatgagtcggtggtgctacctctatgagggttgaaaaaatcatcaacccccataacactaaataaaataatctctattacaataggataaaatataattggtaagtaaccaaaattctaatgaaataaggactcgccaacactccccctcaagttgggcaaagatattCGCAGCCCAACTNNNNNNNNNNNNNNNNNNNNNNNNNNNNNNNNNNNNNNNNNNNNNNNNNNNNNNNNNNNNNNNNNNNNNNNNNNNNNNNNNNNNNNNNNNNNNNNNNNNNNNNNNNNNNNNNNNNNNNNNNNNNNNNNNNNNNNNNNNNNNNNNNNNNNNNNNNNNNNNNNNNNNNNNNNNNNNNNNNNNNNNNNNNNNNNNNNNNNNNNNNNNNNNNNNNNNNNNNNNNNNNNNNNNNNNNNNNNNNNNNNNNNNNNNNNNNNNNNNNNNNNNNNNNNNNNNNNNNNNNNNNNNNNNNNNNNNNNNNNNNNNNNNNNNNNNNNNNNNNNNNNNNNNNNNNNNNNNNNNNNNNNNNNNNNNNNNNNNNNNNNNNNNNNNNNNNNNNNNNNNNNNNNNNNNNNNNNNNNNNNNNNNNNNNNNNNNNNNNNNNNNNNNNNNNNNNNNNNNNNNNNNNNNNNNNNNNNNNNNNNNNNNNNNNNNNNNNNNNNNNNNNNNNNNNNNNNNNNNNNNNNNNNNNNNNNNNNNNNNNNNNNNNNNNNNNNNNNNNNNNNNNNNNNNNNNNNNNNNNNNNNNNNNNNNNNNNNNNNNNNNNNNNNNNNNNNNNNNNNNNNNNNNNNNNNNNNNNNNNNNNNNNNNNNNNNNNNNNNNNNNNNNNNNNNNNNNNNNNNNNNNNNNNNNNNNNNNNNNNNNNNNNNNNNNNNNNNNNNNNNNNNNNNNNNNNNNNNNNNNNNNNNNNNNNNNNNNNNNNNNNNNNNNNNNNNNNNNNNNNNNNNNNNNNNNNNNNNNNNNNNNNNNNNNNNNNNNNNNNNNNNNNNNNNNNNNNNNNNNNNNNNNNNNNNNNNNNNNNNNNNNNNNNNNNNNNNNNNNNNNNNNNNNNNNNNNNNNNNNNNNNNNNNNNNNNNNNNNNNNNNNNNNNNNNNNNNNNNNNNNNNNNNNNNNNNNNNNNNNNNNNNNNNNNNNNNNNNNNNNNNNNNNNNNNNNNNNNNNNNNNNNNNNNNNNNNNNNNNNNNNNNNNNNNNNNNNNNNNNNNNNNNNNNNNNNNNNNNNNNNNNNNNNNNNNNNNNNNNNNNNNNNNNNNNNNNNNNNNNNNNNNNNNNNNNNNNNNNNNNNNNNNNNNNNNNNNNNNNNNNNNNNNNNNNNNNNNNNNNNNNNNNNNNNNNNNNNNNNNNNNNNNNNNNNNNNNNNNNNNNNNNNNNNNNNNNNNNNNNNNNNNNNNNNNNNNNNNNNNNNNNNNNNNNNNNNNNNNNNNNNNNNNNNNNNNNNNNNNNNNNNNNNNNNNNNNNNNNNNNNNNNNNNNNNNNNNNNNNNNNNNNNNNNNNNNNNNNNNNNNNNNNNNNNNNNNNNNNNNNNNNNNNNNNNNNNNNNNNNNgtttgtttgtgggaattttctgtgtattcttctccttgtaggaggtcatatttataatacaacgaaacctaaataggcaagtaaataataaattcctaaatctatttgcagtaggaaatcagaaattaaagtaaatcaattacaattataataggaattcttggtgtgtaaggaaagtaagtcaatatccacaagtcacgccaacaatTTCTACTTAACCATACAATTTATCACTCAAATTTGCTACGAAGGGCAAAGCTGAATTATTGATGTATCTTCCAATATGGCCCGCTTGGTTTGCAGTACTTTTCATCTAGTGCAATTATTTGCTCCACCCATGCTGCTGGCATCGAGAAAGACCACAACTTTTGAGAATTGTTTGTCATATTTTGCACACCGCCATGTCAAGTTTTGCATGAAAATCTCATGGCGGCCGCGGATCATTACCCCTTGGGGATTTGGCTGGTTGGATAGGAATGCCCCACCAGATGTTTCTTGAAATTGACTGAACAAAGGATGGGCAGTAGACTCGATCATGACCCGATTCAAGTTCATTAGTGGAGTACTCACTCTGTGTTTTGGTTCATGGAAATGAAttgatgagaaatcaatttCTATATGTAGTTTTTCATGGAAAAGGAAATCgaagatttattttctatgtttgatataatgttgaaaaaataactagaaaatattattttatttcatttcctaTGTGTGGTTAGTGTATGAATTGAAAATacattttgtttagtttttcaattatatccctaaatcaaaaattatatatatatatatatatattaaaaagtgtaattaattttgccatggtatttttaattgttaattgTGGTAATTGGTCATAAAAAGTTGTATTTAATGCTTGTCTTGGTTTCCCATGAGGATGGAAAATGAAACCCAACATAAATGGAAGGTTTTATTTTCCCCTCTATTTTTCCAAgcctggacttaccaaacatgggaaggTAAATAATTTCTCATTCCCATGCTCCTTTCCCCATGAACCAAATGCAGTAAATACTAAGGTTTCTACTTTCTTAAAGTTCATTTGCTCGAAACTACCAGAAAAACCTAATTGAGAAAACTCTAGCCTCCcttaattctctctctcaaacctCTTTTGTTGTGTTCCGGGGAGTGGGGAGGAGGAAGccactcctcctcctcctcctcctcctctctctctctctctctctctctctctctctctctctctctctctctctctctctcttccttacCTCTCCACTTATTTTCCCCTTCCCCATCTACTGGATTTGGGGTTTTAATTGTGGGGAGGTTACTTGTGTCTAGATCTTCTTGGATTTGTGGTTTTGTTGGTCGCTGTTTTAGTTGTAAGGTGACTGTCTGCAATCTCAGTGATGTTCTCTATGTCCAAGGTGGTCACGACGTCTGTGGTGGTGATGGCTGATAAGTCCATAAATTTACacatttatgtactctttaTACTTAGTTTTTGTAAgagaatttgattgaaaaaggacttattactttattttctcaattttcagcTTTCTGGAGCAAGTAATTGGTTTTCAACGAAAATATAACTTTTTGGTGGAGTTTTAGTATAAGACCAATTGGAAATGAAAGCTAAGATCTTGAAGATGATTGTGgaatttttctagaattttcggAGCAACCAATGAGAGCAGTCTTTGAAGTTAAGTCAGCATAAATTGCAGTCCAGTCAAAACTATGTTGCTATGGAAGAATGATTATTTGaagactttttttattttttttctcaaggcGTATGATATATGGCTGGAAAGATAAGAGAAAGACCTACAAGTTACATatttatttccaattttcttggAGTATGAATGATTTCAAACGCGAGTGCAAACTAATTAGTGTGTTATCCTAGTAAAAGTAAGAAGATGAGTGAATTACTTACCCATTTTGTACTTACCCATTTTggatttatgttttaattagatttttctttatttttgggctGTTGTAAAAGCCCAGTTAGGGTAGGAACAGACGTGTGATGTTTTATTTAAGCATGAGAAACAACTTCTTTAGGAGGAAGCAAAGACTAGGAGAAATTGGAGATGCTGGAAGAGTACCGCAATTGGCTAAGGTTTATTGTTTcttccttatgtttttgtttatgttgaaTTCTATGATTATGTGTAACTAATTTTCATTTGCTAGGGCATGATGTTGCCCTAGTATGATAatctagttttcttattttacctATCTATTGATTGCCGTTTGATGTTGGATTCTTAATTATTGTGCTTTGATTATCTTGATGTTTGATCACCATCTAGACTTTTAATTGAGTTAATCAAATGCAAATTAGAGTAAATACCtgaaaaatggagattataaAGATTAGTCTGAACAAAATTATATTCGCAAGTGTACAAGGTCAATCGTAATATAGTATGGCAATTACGAGGTCATTCCCACGAGGATTGAGTTCAACTATCAATTAGTCTAACCTAATTTACTTCACAAAATACTTTAACTACcctaattatataaataagaaattaaacacgTAGCATACTCATGTAAACACAAAaggaatttttaaaagaatgatTTAATTACCAacgaaattaaaagaaaaaacaagtaGGAAGACAGGAAACACAAGAATGAGAAAGCCAAATTGATAGAAGCAATAGGACAATGAATTCACCACTAGTAATCCGGTCTAGCCTTTTATTCACCTACCTATTAACTAACCATTTGATTTTGCCgcttagttttcctttttcatgaaTTACCTATAGTATTTAGGCTAACTCGTATATTCCCACATACAATTCGCCTATGGTATTTAGGTCAAATATCAACACATAGAAACTCatgaaaatcaatgaaaaccTCGAACAAACATGTAAACCCTAGGAGTATGGTATTTATCTTAGACGAATTACAAAtcctaatcacaagaagcaaaCCTCAAATTAAGTATGGTATTTACTCTAATTTGCATCCGATTAACTCAATTAAAAGTCTAGATGGTGATCAAGCATCAAGATAATCAACCAAGTTATTAAGCACAATGATTAAGAATCCAACATCAAACGCCAATCAATAGATaggtaaaataagaaaactagatTATCATACTAGGGCTACATTATGTCgtagcaaaagaaaattagttaaaCATAATCATATGATTCGACATAAGCAAAAACATAAGTAAGAAACAATCAAACTTAACCAATTGTGGTACTCTTCCGGTGTCTCTAATTTCTCATAGTCTTTGCGTATCTCCTAAAGAATTGTTTCTCATGCTTAAATAAAACACCACATATCTATTCCTCCCTAGCTGGGCTTTTACAGCAACccaagaataaagaaaaacctaattaaaacataaatccAAAATGGGTAAGTAATTGACTCCTCTTCCTACTGTGACTGGGATAACACGTCAGTTACTTTGCTCGCACGTTTGGGGTTGTTCCCCCTCCAAGAAAATTcaggaaaaatatataaattgtagATTTTTGTCTTATCTTTCTAGCTATATATTGCATGCCTTGAGAAAAAATTAGGAAAGTCTTCAAATAGTCATTCTTCCATAGCAGCACAGTTTTGACAGGATTGCATCTTATGATGACTTAACTTCAAAGACTGCTCTCATTGGCTGCTccgaaaattctagaaaaattcCACAATCATCTTCAAGATCTTAGCTTTCATCTAACTAGTCTCGTACTAAAACTCCACCAAAAAGTCGTATTTCCGttaaaaacaaattacttGCTCTGGAAAACtgaaaaattgagaaaataaagtaataagtcctttttaattcaaattctCCTACAAAAACTAAGTAtaaagagtacataaatgtGTAAATTTATGGACTTATCACTAGAAGAAATTGGAGATGCAAGAAGAGTACCGCAATTGGCTAAGGTTTATTGTTTcttccttatgtttttgtttttgttgaattCTATGATTATGtgtaattaattttcttttgctagggcatGATGTTGCCCTAGTATGATAatctagttttcttattttacctATATATTGATTGCCGTTTGATGTTGGATTCTTAATCATTGTGcttaataaattttcttttgctagggcatGATGTTGCCCTAGTATGATAatctagttttcttattttacctATCTATTGATTGCCATTTGATGTTGGATTCTTAATCATTGTGCTTAATAACTTGATTAATTATCTTGATGCTTGATCATCATCTAGACTTTTAATTGAGTTAATCATATGCAAATTAGAGTAAATACCATGCTTAATTTGAGGcttgcttcttgtgattaggaTTTGTAATTCGTCTAGGGTAAACACCATACTCCTAGGGTTTACATGCTTGTTGGAGGTTTTCACTAATTTTAATGAGTTTCTATGTGTTGATATTTGACCTAAATATCATAGGCGAATTGCATGTAGGAATATTAGAGTTAGCCTAAATACCATaggtaatttatgaaaaaggaaaactaagtGGCGACATCAAATGGTTAGTTAATAGGTAGGTGAATAAAAGGCTAGATCGGATTACTAGTGGTGAATTCATTGTCCTAGTGCTtttatcaatttgaatttctcatCCTTGTGTTTCGTGACTTTCTActtattttgtcttttaatttcattgtTAATTAAATCATTTTGTCAAAAACTCCTTTTGTGTTTACGTGAGTTTGTTATgcatttaatttcttatttatataattagagTAGTTAAAGTATTTTGTGAAGTAAATTAGGTTAGACTAATTGGAAGTTGAACTCAATCCTCGTGGGGATGACCTCAGATTTGCCAGTATAATTTGTGTTTAGACTAATCTTTATAATCTCTATTTTTTCAGGTTGTCTAAAATTCACAACAGTGGCAACAACGGtggtttttggttgtttgtttgtagtttttttattttgtaataatCGCATCAACTCCTTGTGAGTTGGGTGTCTAATTATTTTCTAATCTCTACTTGTACTTTGTACTTGTGAGAGTTAAAAGTTGTAGTTGTATTGGTGTGATTCATGCCTACTTTGTTCAGGCATTCGGCTTTTATGCTAAAATTTATCTGGCCTTTTGTGGTCAGTATCTAAATTAATCCTATATAGTTACTATGCTTTCATATTTGTATTACCTCTTTGTGGGCATTTGTATTTGGCCTTGTGTGGCTTATGGTCTTTGTGCTTAATTTATGAATACAATTATCATGtttctctcaaaaaaaaagttcattagCTCGAATATTAATTGACTGGTATACTATTAtagataaattaataataataataaatctaCAAGAGGCTTGTAGCTTAAGTGGTTAAGAGTTCCTATACCTGAGGTCCTATATTCGATTTCCCATGttccaatatcgcttgtataataaaataaaaaactattaTTGGTAGATATGCCATGTGCAAGATGCATATTCACATGTGTGTCCTTCCTTTTGCCACACTTGATTATCATTTCAAAACGTTGTTATAGTGCTAGCCACATAAAGTTGATGGCAATTAATTCCATCCAACTGCCTTCGTAGAGATAGAATGTTATAATTGGCCTGGGCACTCTATATAAGAAATGGAAGCCAAACCTAGCTAATAGCAGCACACCACCGGTCCACGGGCATATTCAGACAGAGAGCATATGTAATAATACTTTGCTTAAAGAAAATGGCTTTGAGTGGAGGTGGTAATAATAATAGTTACAAGCTGGAGACTGTGGAGGCTGAGGTAGAGATCAAATCCAACGCTGACAAATTGTACAAGGTCTTCAGCAACCAGCACCACGCCTTTCCCAAGGCCTCCTCTGATCATGTACACGATGTTGTAGTTCATGAAGGTGACTGGGAAACTTCTGGTTCCATCAAGCTTTGGACATACACCGCAGGTAATAAGTCCAACCGCGACGTAATGACGCCAACACATATGttgattttactttttaattctcAATTTTTCAAATTGTATAACTTTTACTGTGTTTACTCGTTGCAAATGAAATATTTAGTtggaatgtttttttttttttctttttgcatatATTCATGGTTTGACATTAGGAGTGGACACGGTCCAGATTGGATCGGTTTCACTTCAAAACCACAGCTGAACCAATAACAATATAATAATTTAGTTTGattcaattttaacaaaaatcatGAAGAAAACCGAACTGTCTACTTACTTTCTCTTCTGCGTGGCCTCGTGTGTAGATGGAAATGTTGAGATCTTCAAGGAAAAGGTGGAAATAGATGAAGCAAACAAGTGGGTCAGTTTTACCGCTTTGGAGGGACATGTGCTGGAGCAATACAGAAGCTATAAGATCATTTTTCAGGTCACTCCAAAAAGTGGAGGAGGAGGTCTGGTGAAAATTACTATACATTATGGAAAACTTAATGACAACGATCCACCTCCACATAAGTATCTTCGCTTTGCGATCAATGTTGTTCATGATATGGATGCCCATCTTCTTAAAGAATAAACGTACCAACCaagattaatatatattatatatataaagaagaataaaaaagtttattaattAGAAACTATGAatgatattattatattgagagctagctagctagcctTGTTCTTCATCGTTTCCGTGTGTATCTTGAATTTTATGGTCAAgcatgaattggattattggATGTATTAGTGTTATCTTGCTTGTGT
This window encodes:
- the LOC18793840 gene encoding MLP-like protein 328, with amino-acid sequence MALSGGGNNNSYKLETVEAEVEIKSNADKLYKVFSNQHHAFPKASSDHVHDVVVHEGDWETSGSIKLWTYTADGNVEIFKEKVEIDEANKWVSFTALEGHVLEQYRSYKIIFQVTPKSGGGGLVKITIHYGKLNDNDPPPHKYLRFAINVVHDMDAHLLKE